Below is a window of Syntrophales bacterium DNA.
ACCACGATACCCCTCTTACTTGCCGAGGTAACATCAACGTTGTCAAGCCCTATTCCGGCTCTTCCTATTACCTTGAGACTGTCCGCCTTATCTATGAGTTCCTTGGTAACCTTCGTAGCACTCCTTATGGCAAGTCCATCGTAATCCTTTATTATTCCTTTAAGCTCATCGGGTGTGAGATTTGTCATTACATCAACTTCAATCCCAGGAGCATTTTTAAATATCTCGATTCCCTCCTTGGCCAGGGTGTCACTTACAAGAACTTTTTGCATTTTATGTCTTCCTCCCACTTTATTTTATCAAGTTATTCACATGACCTGTAGACGGACACAACCAAGCATGAAAATCCCCCTTACTTACCTTAGAAATATAAGGTAAGTAAGGGGGATTTTTTATATAAAGCATAAAACTGACAATTTTAAAGTTTCCTTTATTTATTGACAGGTAAGATGCCTGCCCTTCTACAGCATTTCCTATAACTTGGCAATTTCCTCCAGGTATGCCCTTTCCAGTGCCTCAATTGCTGTCTTTATGTCTGATGGTTCAATAGTTGGACCGCACCAGAAGCGGAATCCGGCAGGCGCGTCCTTGTAAGAACTTACATCATGAGCGGCATTTTCTTCGCTCAATTTGCCTGCAACACTCTTAATAAGTTTTGTCTGGGCTGCCTCTGATAGTGATTTAAGCTTTTCATCTGTAACTATAAGACAGACAGAAGTGTTCGAGCGGATTTCTTTGGATTCAGCAAGAAAATCGATCCAGTCAGTCTTTTCAACCCATTCTTCAATGACATTTAAATTAGAGTTGCTTCTGTTGATAAGACCATCCAGCCCCATCTCCCCGGCCCAGTTGAGCACATCAAGGTAGTCTTCAACGCAAAGCATTGAAGGTGTATTTATGGTGCTACCTTCAAAGATAGATCCGTCAATCTTGCCACTCTTTTTTATCCGAAAGATTTTTGGCATTGGCCACGGGGGATCGTACGATTCTACCCTTTCAATGGCCTTCGGACTTAAGACAAGTACGCCATGGGCGGCTT
It encodes the following:
- a CDS encoding phosphoserine transaminase; the protein is MHNPNFSSGPCSKRPGWSFGVLKDAPVGRSHRSALGKGKLAEAIRKSRELLKVPEDYLLGILAGSDTGAFEAAMWILLGPKPVTALVWESFSAGWAKDIKNELKLNPTILEADYGKIPDFKEVDWKGDVVFVANGTTSGVKIPDWDWIPQEREGLSLCDATSWAFAMDIDWSKVDALTYSWQKCLGGEAAHGVLVLSPKAIERVESYDPPWPMPKIFRIKKSGKIDGSIFEGSTINTPSMLCVEDYLDVLNWAGEMGLDGLINRSNSNLNVIEEWVEKTDWIDFLAESKEIRSNTSVCLIVTDEKLKSLSEAAQTKLIKSVAGKLSEENAAHDVSSYKDAPAGFRFWCGPTIEPSDIKTAIEALERAYLEEIAKL